A stretch of the Rosa rugosa chromosome 5, drRosRugo1.1, whole genome shotgun sequence genome encodes the following:
- the LOC133709316 gene encoding putative F-box protein At2g33200 — MGQRRRNKKQKKPIDIDWAGLPDNILEIIFERLNLMDCMSVSEVCKSWRHVVAQELSGWQGHGFPWLLMSGEKDKRVRTCLSILQEQEWEMLLPEAYGRYCWGSYHDWLILVKDLGSFRLDISLFNPFTRKQIDLPGAWNLYHKMVLSRLPSLENFICMLVHSHSQKLAFWVPGAQSWLEHKLDGEPFVDAVFSNGSFYLIGNDYNIWEIKGADIFAAINRVNASPPDAFDVERHFHEVTMPDEHENNGVLKYLVESCGELLLVCRFYSTNPGAVLVTNYFKVYSLDFSQMSWKRVESLGDRILFLGKCCSRSVSSSGLGLNMTDCIYFSNDHAVPWWNEWDSDHLDGISTRLGLDNSGRKDWGFFSLSNKNHETLSIRFRGNRDRWGPVWFTAPQWWCCKNLVLA, encoded by the coding sequence ATGGGGCAAAGAAGGAGAAATAAAAAGCAGAAGAAGCCTATAGATATTGATTGGGCAGGTTTGCCTGACAATATTCTTGAGATAATCTTTGAGCGACTGAATTTGATGGATTGCATGTCTGTTAGTGAGGTTTGCAAATCTTGGAGACATGTTGTTGCACAAGAACTTTCTGGTTGGCAAGGGCATGGGTTTCCATGGCTCTTGATGTCTGGTGAGAAAGACAAAAGGGTAAGGACTTGTCTTAGCATACTACAGGAGCAAGAGTGGGAGATGTTGCTTCCGGAGGCTTATGGTAGATACTGCTGGGGGTCATACCATGACTGGTTGATTCTAGTAAAAGATCTTGGCTCTTTCAGGCTTGATATTAGCTTGTTTAACCCATTCACTCGGAAACAAATTGATCTTCCCGGAGCATGGAACTTGTATCACAAGATGGTTCTCTCAAGGCTTCCCTCTCTTGAAAACTTTATCTGCATGCTGGTTCATAGTCACTCCCAGAAGCTTGCCTTTTGGGTCCCAGGAGCTCAATCATGGCTTGAGCATAAGCTAGATGGTGAACCATTTGTGGATGCTGTCTTCTCCAATGGAAGTTTCTATCTCATTGGCAATGATTATAACATTTGGGAAATTAAGGGTGCTGATATTTTTGCTGCCATTAATAGAGTCaatgcatctccccctgatgctTTTGATGTCGAAAGGCATTTCCATGAAGTAACTATGCCAGATGAGCATGAAAATAATGGTGTGCTGAAGTATCTTGTTGAATCTTGTGGGGAGCTTCTACTTGTTTGTAGGTTCTATAGTACTAACCCAGGTGCTGTGCTGGTAACAAATTATTTTAAGGTATATTCACTGGATTTTAGCCAAATGTCCTGGAAGAGGGTAGAGAGTTTGGGAGATCGAATACTATTTCTGGGCAAGTGTTGTTCGAGATCTGTCTCTTCCAGTGGACTTGGTCTTAACATGACTGATTGTATCTATTTCTCTAATGATCATGCTGTTCCGTGGTGGAACGAATGGGATTCTGATCATCTTGATGGCATTTCAACTCGTCTTGGTTTGGACAATAGTGGGAGAAAGGATTGGGGCTTTTTCAGCCTCAGCAACAAGAATCATGAAACGTTGTCTATTCGGTTCCGTGGCAATCGAGACAGATGGGGACCTGTTTGGTTTACTGCGCCACAGTGGTGGTGTTGTAAGAATTTGGTTCTTGCCTAG